The Pomacea canaliculata isolate SZHN2017 linkage group LG14, ASM307304v1, whole genome shotgun sequence genomic sequence AGATACACGGCGACCGCAGGGAAGCTTCTGACACCCGGGGTGGAGGACGTAGTGACTTTCCCCTTCATGTAGAACTCACACTGTCACAGTGTCTTCACACTGCAGTGAGCAGAAACCGGGGTGAGGGCAATAAGGGGGTGGGGGGCTCCGCTCactcaaaaagatattttagacATTCCCGCCAATCAAGACATGTTTCCCTAGTTTGCTATCGCCATCGCCATCGCCTAGCAACACTAACAAACTAGTTTATTCATGCCAACTGATTGTTTCCCTTTTAATTAGTACCGGCATagagaattattttgtttttgagtgtaTGTCTTTGTATGTTCACATAAAGGtacaagaatatatatatacatatataaaccaCAACGGAGTCTTCATCTTTATTAGTTTGGGAGATATTGCTGTGTAAAGATCGTGATTTCCGTCACAGCCAtgactatttattatttaatcatgTTTGAGGCTCTTCCATTTAGCATCGTGAAATCTTACAAGCCCCAAGTACATTGTATGACAAGTTCAAAACACTTATTTTTACTCAAGTGACTGAAACACTAATTTGCAAGCTgcaaaaaaaacattcaaactaaAGGTTTTCCACTTGGTCATTTTGCATGAAGACACCACATGTCTTTTCAAATACTAATTTACTAAATACAAGTAAACGGGTATTTTGATAGAGTAACCACTATACACTAGTGTTCAAATTTTGTACAACCTTTAAAGGTCTTTTATGAGATATGCAgtttcaaatattacaaaattatcatCAAATGTTTTTAGGTGAAAAAGTTTAAGGGTTAGCTTTAGACAACTGTAATTTATAATCTACTGGACAAAATgggtttaaatttaaaacactgaTAGAAAATACGTATGTGTTCGTCTAtgttaatttatattaattactTTTACATGTAGTGGAGTAAAGGTGGTGGTTCAAAATGATGactaaatatttaatatttgctcgGGACACTCATGTCTTTTTACTCAACCCAAACTGTTACTTGATAGgtgaataaattaattttccaaaaaaattgtGTGGCTAATTTTTATCCCGTTGTAAGTGGATGCTTTTTTCATTCAGTttcttaaagaagaaaaaaggaaaacacgtAAATGTATACaaccaaaattttaaaataaaaataccacaACCCAGGTCTCACAATGCGATAAGAAAACTGTGAACTCcatatttagttttataattttaatattttttactgAAGGTCGTCTAGCTGTACTTTGCATATACGATTGTTGTTGGATGTTTCACAAATAGATGTCccatgcaaatacaaatatattttccactttGTCTTTATCAGGCTCTGAAGGCTACGTGTATGAGTAATTATCAAAAGCGATTTTCTACAAAAGTGTGATAATCATTACATGTTCATTCCTTCTATCACATCAGTTGCAACGTGGAAAGTGTCATCATAACCTTGAACACTCTGTCAGTGTTTTATAAATGTGGACGATTGTCCGTGTGAGGCAAGATGCTGAGCTCTTGCTAGAGGCATAGAATATACTTAatatgtacagtggaacctcggttaacgaacttaatccgttctggaaagctgttcgttaaccgaaatgttcgttatccgaaacaattttttccataagaaataaaggaaatagatttaattggttcccagcccctgttgactcgctatttgaaagttacaggctgtatatatatataggtatttgttttaatgagaacagttataatgcaatataaacggagttaaataaacataaaaacattaacgaaagcatttaaacagaaaacttgccgttttgacggcgtggttggaagcaggtgtggtgaggaaggggtggaattactgctttgaatccccctccatgagcacacgtgacattataaaatcgggggagacttcccttttctgtagctttgaggttgaagaaaaaaacttgtccagtgtctgttccttctgcctttttttgtaaaactcttcggtaatacgacatcacttGCGACAcccgcatgccaccttcatactttgaaatcatttcctgtttcaattcatttgttggccgcgtccttgtcattacctcactactattaattgctcttaatcttctttggagccatgattgagggttatcttattaaaataaagcacaaaaatcactaaataagaaggatgcgcacaggtaaggaacgactgatcgtaactgtctcgagcgcgaatgattacatgctggtcggtcacgtgtggttcacgtggctgttcgttatccgaaattttgttcgctatcggagacaaatttttaacgaaatttttgttcgttatccgaaattttgttcgctatccgagacaaatttttagcgaaatttttgttcgttaaccgaaaaattcgctatccgaggcgttcgctaaccgaggttccactgtatgtttAACTAATGCTTTAAGTTGATAAATGTGCATGACTGTATAAGTTAGTTTGCACAAATACCTTTGTGTTGTAGTCTTCTTCCCTGCAACAATATAAATGAACAAGCAGGTTGTGGCTATGGCTGTGGGGTGGGAAAAAGGGTGTCAGACCACAGAGGTTAGTTTGCTGTGTCAAGTCCACAGCTACGTAGTCAGTACTGAAATCATCACGatagtaatatataaataacaccAGACAAGTTAGATAACTGACATTAATTACTGATGTATAGTCAGTACTGAGATTACCAGGTTAAATAGCACCAGACAAGGCAGATAGCTGTCATTACGGTTGTATAGTAAGTATAGTAGCCATCATGCTAGTGGCACAACAATGACACCAGTGGACACATAACTCAGATTATCAACATCGCGGATTACGATTTCTGTCCTCagaatcatcgtcgtcatcagcaGTTGTCGATTATCAAGTCACAGACCCACTTTGACAACAACTGTTTGTTAGAGACTTGGCTCTGACCTGTTTGCGGTCAGTACTAGACAAACAGTAACTATCGTGACAGCTACGTGCCTATCACGTAGAGGAAATGATGGGCCCTTCTCTGTACACACATTAACACGTGATGTGTTTCTGTACCTATACAGGTGTTGTACTCAATGTATAAAGCGACATAAACTCGCTATACACCGAGTACAATCTTGCATACttaatatgtaaatacatttattgtCGCCCACATCTGTTATCATCTGTAGCAGCCAGATTCTCAGGCTGAGTGAACACACCAGTCTGTTTCCCGTCCAGAGGAAAgcgcagacgacagacgattCCTCTGAGACACTTGGTCCTGCACAGAGGAGAGCACTGTCAACCATGTCTGATAAACAACCGTCTGCTCCACAACAGGTGGGACAAGGTGGAGACACCTGCTATTAGGGGAGGGGTGAGGCGGAGAGAGGTGAAGGAGGTCAATCCTTGTACCAAAGATACAAATATTCTTTAATCAAGTTTACAAGTCAGTATGTGGCCTGTCACACACCAGAACAGTGATGTCAGTGTTGTCATTGAGAATGTAATCAATCATCGTTAATTTTACGCATACTATTCAGCTTAAttccgtcacgtgactttctttAATTGTTCCTGAAGAGACAACAATgatcaaaaatttatttcataccACCTGAGCGCAACAGATACGCTATTTAACCTAAGCTTTTATGAAAAcgatataaattatattttaaaacagaaattactaACTAGTGTTTGTGATTGATAATGTAGGCGAGAAGAGGTTTTGGTGTTTGCGTGTGTTGAGTGCGTGGTTAGacgtgaaaaaatatttggtgtgTCACTGTTACAGCACAATGAGCCTTTTACTATTGATATAccagagatcatcatcatcataatcatcaatcatcattatcatcatcatcatctatgtcaaaaatgaattttaaaaaattctgtcaTGTCTTCTTGTGTACCTTTTACCCTGACaagctgtgtgtactgtgttcATTCTCTGATGTTCACCTGTAACTGTGTAACCACCATCACAGGGAAAGCCCCGGAAAAGAGGAGGTGGACGAGAAAGTTCTAGAGGCGGTGGCCGGGTCAAAGTTCACCTACACGCCGTGACCGACGAACAGGCTGCGCTACTTATGGATACAGGTACATTCTATCTTTCGGTTTTGTTCTTCCTAAAGGAACAACAGAAGGacgcagaaaagaaaatgacgaAGAGACAcaaaagaagttaaaaagatAATACAATATAGACATGTTGAGCAcattgcaaagttttatttatttattcgtcccAATACttgtgtaaccggactgaccgacccCTCTCGCTAACACCCTttgcgccaaatcagtccgttcatctttgttgttccagggaagaggacgaaagttcccaaggagaattttccactctaTGAAAATCCTagctctcgttagtcgggtgcgtcgtctagtttttgcctcgcgttgtgttcttttttaccTATCCCTTACAAgcacccgaactcagccgaccttggagtccacaaaagaccctgctttactttctaactaaagtgtcttttcaatcGGTGCGTCAACTCTGCCGGACCTTCTCgcatgttctttctctctgctgctgtgtcacgactacataCGTGGACAGTACACAAACCTCACTCGCGCTCTCacagtgacaaacacacactcttacaGACACTCTTACAGCAAGTACATGTGATTACAGACACACCTTGTGCAcgctcagggtcaggacagggtcacaggtAAATCGTCGTTGACAAAAGATGTTTTGAGTTTGTGCTTCAAGGTGGTCAGAGAATCAGTGACTGacaggtaatctgttccaagttctTTTGTAGGAGAAAGACTAATGTTCATATGTCTTTGCCTTAGTGGAGACTGGGTGATTTCTttttcacaataattattactttTCCCACAAGTAACCAGGTACAATTCACCGTATATATTGTACATAACTTTAAAACCACCTGTCATAGTTACAGGTCAACATGTGCCGACAGAGCAGTGATGAcaaataatcttgtttacaGTGAATGCGCGTCCactggaggaggtcaagaagaagacaggcgctgatgtacactttgaccccaacccgtcacctgtaccaggtatgaagattgtcatcatccGCGGTGTCCCATCTCAGATCGAGGAGGTCGTCAGGCTCATCAGGGAGATGACTGGTAGTCAGGTTAGTGCAGTAGTGACTACAATATAATCAGAGAGTTACAAACAGCTATCAACACTAAACAGTAGAGGCTGCAATCAACAGCAGGCAGCAAGAGTGACTAGCAGAAACATTgaatgataatattaataatcgATGATAATAACTAATAATGAGCGATTTTGCTGCATCACTATAAATACAGTGAATAACAATGAGCGTTATAAACAGCCAAATTACAACAAGTACCAGAAGAAAGTAATACCATCTTAAAAACGGATAGAAATCTAAACAAACATAATTTgacagaaactttttttctactCACCAAACAAATGCGACTAAgtaaaaagatggaaaaataaactcaaatgaAGTTACTGCAGTCAGACAAACTGAGGTCCTCTTCGTACAGGCAACACTCACAGAAGAAgttcagacattctggctccagtgggttgaggccgcgtaccctgacctcgagtctcgcgcctacttcctgcctcctgtctacttcaaccgcgtgcctaTGACCACAGAGACAGTTGCTGGTCAAGATGTTCAAGTTCTATTGTCAGCAACTCAAAAGAGTCCATCAGCAACTGCTGCGTCTGCTTGTCAGGATGTCGTGGTTCTTGACTCCCCATCTGAAAAAGCTAGTAAACGAAGGGGTCTTCTAAAAAAAGTAGGATCTTTACCGAAGTCATCCAAAACACATGAACCACAACAAGAAGCTGTATTACCTTCAAACACGCCGGTGATGACTCCATCAGAAACAGCTGAGACTTTCATTTCTCACCCTGCTACAGCCCAGGACAGTGACATTAGAGATGACACAGCCATGAAACAAGTTCTCTTATGTCTTCAGAGTTTGTCTGAAAAGACAGGAGAAGTGTTAGTTGGAATCACACGACTCCACTTCACACAATATCTGAGTGAACCTTGTTTTTCTGTGGCGGCTGCCCAGTTACCCCGAGCCTCCAGCCTGCCTCCTGACTTGCCACAGAGCTGGAAACAAGGAAattttgatgtgcttcttattcaccgacattacggtcttgtcgtctgcaatgtgaTGTCGTTCGGTGACATGACAAACGACcttaaaatgtcacaggaggatattgtcaagaccatcagaaagaagctgagagacgccgtgtcacagctgaacaaagcggaggccatgttgtctcacctggtgtctgatgtctgtcccggtctgcgcatcaccaaGACCATCGCCGTCCCTAACCTCACGACTGACCAGGTACAGCAGGCCATCTCTCACGACTCACAACTCACTGAGGTAAGGATCAGTCtccctatttaaaaaaaaatgcgattGTTTTGATATTATGTTGAATGTTGTACTTACAGTGGATGtattttataactgttttgCGTTGCTCTTCGTACTGCTTTTGAATTTAGTaaagtgatgtcagtgatgtcggACTTACGTTGATAGAcgacgagaaagaaaaaaagaacattttatgcCGACCTGGATAATAAAGTTAGCTTGTGTAGTAGGTGGCCATAAACTGGTTTGTTAGTCGCTTGCCGATAAGTATCTTAAATCTTTAGTACCAGGGTAGAGGCAGTGAGGTTAGATAAGTAGCAGCTTCTCAATGAAATACcggaagtgagagagaaaatttgGTAACATTCAGTCATTAACGCAGACAGCATTGAAAGTGTTGGTGCAAATAATCCGATAGTCCTGTGGATACCGAACTGATAAGTGTACAGACATAGCAGGTACCCGGATGTTGGTGGAATGTAGCGATACTCCACCATCAGCCATACCTGGCCTAGCTAGGTTGAATAGCTTCTTATGTAcagttacatttaaatatacataaGCAAACTATCTAACCTTCAGATCCAGAGAGGTTGTTCCGGaatataaatagttttatctcttttatgtTAGAAAGTTTGAGTGACCTGCTCCTTTGCTGACCTGTTTCAAAAGTTGTTCATATCACAAAATTCTGTCAAAGGACCTGCATTGCTGTCTAAAAACTACtgaccccgccgacatcgctggtgtgtgtctgtgctgcgATCAGTTGTGTGACCCAGAGAccccttgtgacgtcagtagtcacgtgttaaAGAAACTCGGCGAATGGTGGAAACGACGTGTGGCTGTGTCtgggcctgacagtcacatgacacgtcacatgtacaagacactagtagcacggtaagatacactgtgtacaattaGTATCACAACATCAACTAACACTGTACGAGTGTTTACGTGAAAATAACATGTTGATATCAAATGTACGTGTGGTGACATTCAGTGGAAGACTGACATTGATATTGAGATGACAAGTTGTTAGGTCTACTATCATCACATCCTCCCACAACCTCCTCTATCTCACCTTAGTCGTCACTAAACACTCTTGAGCTTTGAGCCACTCACCTGTTATTTAGGTTGTTTACATCTTAAGTAGCTGTTGGTTGTGTACGcgctgtaaataaacatgtttataagacacaagagacacagactgaacaagTCTCACACACAGTAAAGTATTCAAGAATGTCTGTCTACTAATCTCCCGTCACCTTGTGAGTGTCTGTGTCACCAGCTTAAGTATTTACTGCTCATTACACTCATTCATTAACCCCTTGTCTCCCAGTGTTCTGTCTAGAGGACAGCTAATTACAGACCGCTATCAGGTGTACCCAACCAATCACGTGACCAATGCTACATACAAGGAGCCTGTGAGTTGACTGTTGTAGCCATTGTGAGGAGTTTGCCTTGTGCCATGTACAGTGTCATCGGCAGCTGGTAATTTGTGGctttgaagacattttgtgtTATTGGCTACAGGTGACAGCGTCTACACGTGTAGTGATTGTAGACACAGAGAGACTGATGTCATTTCACCACACTATACACGTGTAGTGATTGTCACTGTAAACTGTACGTGTGTCCGTTTTGCTAAAGATCATTCCAAGTGCACGAACACAAAGTTAATATCTTGTCACGTCACATCGTCATGTCAATAGCACATTGGGATGGCTAGTGCTTACAATGAGTTGATCTGACTTAAGTCTCATTTATCTTATTTATGTACTGAAACATGACTAGAAAGTGTATTTCCATGGAGGAAGTGGAAATGTTTCTTGAACAGTGCAATAAAGAATACTGTCTGTGTGCTGCCActgtcagaaaaagaagagatgaaggtgatgatgatcTTGCCAGCGACTGTAACTGATATTTCAAGAGAATTAGAGCAGAGAATAATGTGAGACACACTTGAGGCCAACATCCTCCTGTGAAACTCATTGAGGAGTTTTTTAGcaacaggtataggatgtaatggctaaagacacaggtataggatgtaatggctagagacacaggtataggatgtaatggctagtgacacaggtataggatgtaatggctagagacacaggtataggatgtaatggctagagacacaggtataggatgtaatggctagacacaggtataggatgtaatggctagagacacaggtataggatgtaatggctagacacaggtataggatgtaatggctagagacacaggtataggatgtaatggctagagacacaggtagaGGAAGTAATgactagagacacaggtataggatgtaatggcgagagacacaggtatagtaTGTAATGtctagagacacaggtataggaaGTAATGGcgagagacacaggtataggatgtaatggctagtGACACAGGTCACTATTACACTGATGTTAGAAGCGACAACAAATTTCGTACAAGAACTTTGTGACCAAAGAGGAGTGATAGAGCTATAGTGTGGCTTTTGCACTTCTGCTCTACTCCCGTGGCAGGCGGACGCACGGTTAAACTGACCGACAGACAGAGGGCGCTACAGCCGAATACGTAAGAGAAGTCATCGCTCCAAACGTATGTTCGCGAATTAAAAGACCATTCACGTCACGACGGTCACATACTGTAgggccgcggttctcaaacgaaggtggtcagtttttaaaagtttcccataccggtattagtgaaattagcttacattgctcgctaaggggggggggggggggggggggggggggggggggggaacggacgtacctttgttcgtcaggggggcgtcacaagtaaaaggttgagaaccgttGCTGTAGGGGAAGGACAGCCGCGGGGCATTAGTGACGTTAGTGACGGGGCGTTACGATTTAGAGAAGGTCAATATTATCACAAAGCGAGACAGTGAAAAGACAACCAGCCGGATTACGTGACGTATTGCTAGAATGCTGGGAACTGTGTCATACACTAACTGTGGTGCGTGAGTACGTCATATGGTGTCAACTAGCGTCTCGCATTACGTCGTAATTAGCGGAAATACTCCCACGTCAGTGGCCGCGAACCTGCCTGACCTTTGTTGATCTGAGGGTCAGCACTGCCACTGGCTCAATATTCCGCCTTCTGTCAGTCAGTTTACCCGCGCGTCCGTCCTTCTCGTGAGAGAGAGCAGAAGTGCAAAAGCCACACTATAGCCCTATCACTACTCCTTCGTGACAACTTGTTTTATCTCTACAGGATTTGGCTTCTACCAGCTTGTGCATAAGTGTACTGcagtgtgtgtgattgtgtgggGTATAGACTATCgtatttaatactttcaccTCGTCACAACATAGTCACTGGGAGACTGTGACCTGCCACAGCATTTACAATGCTACACAGAAATATCTACAATGTCAGCGAAACTGGcttattttgtactttgttgCTTGACAAACCTGAAAGTGCGGGGAAAAAATACCAGGCTATAAAAAAAGTTATGCCGTCAAATATGAGGACTGTATCGCCAAGGCTAGTTTCAAtgttcagtcaggtgtgtctgaCGTTGTACATGACCATGATGACAGTGACGATGTGAGCTTGAATGATGTGCTACTAGATGACTGGGACAGATTGACCTCTGGTGCATCTAAATTCAACTTCGACGAATTTTTTAACTGCGACGAGAACTCGGAAACTTGTTGTGAACTTTCTTTTGACAAAATATGCGAGGAAGCTGCGTGTGTGACACACAGTGGAGATGGAGTTGATGGCGACGCCggaagtgacgacgacgacaattgAGAATCAACAGGTCCACCACCAACAAGTTTCCGAAGCCCTGACAGCGCTGGACACGTGAGGGAAGTTTACCTTCAGGCCCCTGGGGGCAGCGACATGTTGGAACACGTGATGTTGTAAAtacgagcacaactcacaggacaggccaccttggATGAGTTCCTCCCCACGGGGACATAAAGTCTTGTCTACACACggtcacaaccttgctgctcacctgttggacttTGACATCGTAATATGTTTagacaggattgtgacatgcggtGTCTG encodes the following:
- the LOC112554924 gene encoding uncharacterized protein LOC112554924 isoform X3, with amino-acid sequence MVSALAIISAPAKCCCQPRSSACPGQSSVSSRLWWTCQAVLTVVHGCHCWTRSSTKPFGSQILRLSEHTSLFPVQRKAQTTDDSSETLGPAQRRALSTMSDKQPSAPQQGKPRKRGGGRESSRGGGRVKVHLHAVTDEQAALLMDTVNARPLEEVKKKTGADVHFDPNPSPVPGMKIVIIRGVPSQIEEVVRLIREMTGSQATLTEEVQTFWLQWVEAAYPDLESRAYFLPPVYFNRVPMTTETVAGQDVQVLLSATQKSPSATAASACQDVVVLDSPSEKASKRRGLLKKVGSLPKSSKTHEPQQEAVLPSNTPVMTPSETAETFISHPATAQDSDIRDDTAMKQVLLCLQSLSEKTGEVLVGITRLHFTQYLSEPCFSVAAAQLPRASSLPPDLPQSWKQGNFDVLLIHRHYGLVVCNVMSFGDMTNDLKMSQEDIVKTIRKKLRDAVSQLNKAEAMLSHLVSDVCPGLRITKTIAVPNLTTDQVQQAISHDSQLTEDLHCCLKTTDPADIAGVCLCCDQLCDPETPCDVSSHVLKKLGEWWKRRVAVSGPDSHMTRHMYKTLVARVLSRGQLITDRYQVYPTNHVTNATYKEPVS
- the LOC112554924 gene encoding uncharacterized protein LOC112554924 isoform X2; this translates as MSGPQPPSSQQGKPRNGGGGRESSRGGGRVKVHLHAVTDEQAGLLMDTENARPLEEVKKKTGADVHFDPNPSPVPGMKIVIIRGVPSQIEAVVRLIRQMTGSQEDIVKIIRKKLRDAVSQLNKAEAMLSHLVSDVCPGLRITKTIAVPNLTTRQVQQAISHDSQLTERKAQTTDDSSETLGPAQRRALSTMSDKQPSAPQQGKPRKRGGGRESSRGGGRVKVHLHAVTDEQAALLMDTVNARPLEEVKKKTGADVHFDPNPSPVPGMKIVIIRGVPSQIEEVVRLIREMTGSQATLTEEVQTFWLQWVEAAYPDLESRAYFLPPVYFNRVPMTTETVAGQDVQVLLSATQKSPSATAASACQDVVVLDSPSEKASKRRGLLKKVGSLPKSSKTHEPQQEAVLPSNTPVMTPSETAETFISHPATAQDSDIRDDTAMKQVLLCLQSLSEKTGEVLVGITRLHFTQYLSEPCFSVAAAQLPRASSLPPDLPQSWKQGNFDVLLIHRHYGLVVCNVMSFGDMTNDLKMSQEDIVKTIRKKLRDAVSQLNKAEAMLSHLVSDVCPGLRITKTIAVPNLTTDQVQQAISHDSQLTEDLHCCLKTTDPADIAGVCLCCDQLCDPETPCDVSSHVLKKLGEWWKRRVAVSGPDSHMTRHMYKTLVARVLSRGQLITDRYQVYPTNHVTNATYKEPVS
- the LOC112554924 gene encoding uncharacterized protein LOC112554924 isoform X4, with translation MSWFLTPHLKKLENEGVFLKKIGSLLKSSKTHEQQHQAVLTSYTPVMTPSETAETSISHPATAQDSDIRHDTATKQVLLCLQSLSEKTEEVLVGITRLDFGQYLSEPCFSVAAAQLPRASSLPPDLPHNWKQGKFDVLLIHRHYGLVVCNVMSFGDITNDLKMSQEDIVKTIRKKLRDAMLQLNKAEAMLSHLVSDVYPGLRITKTIAVPNLTTDQVQQAISHDSQLTERKAQTTDDSSETLGPAQRRALSTMSDKQPSAPQQGKPRKRGGGRESSRGGGRVKVHLHAVTDEQAALLMDTVNARPLEEVKKKTGADVHFDPNPSPVPGMKIVIIRGVPSQIEEVVRLIREMTGSQLPRASSLPPDLPQSWKQGNFDVLLIHRHYGLVVCNVMSFGDMTNDLKMSQEDIVKTIRKKLRDAVSQLNKAEAMLSHLVSDVCPGLRITKTIAVPNLTTDQVQQAISHDSQLTEDLHCCLKTTDPADIAGVCLCCDQLCDPETPCDVSSHVLKKLGEWWKRRVAVSGPDSHMTRHMYKTLVARVLSRGQLITDRYQVYPTNHVTNATYKEPVS
- the LOC112554924 gene encoding uncharacterized protein LOC112554924 isoform X1, which translates into the protein MSWFLTPHLKKLENEGVFLKKIGSLLKSSKTHEQQHQAVLTSYTPVMTPSETAETSISHPATAQDSDIRHDTATKQVLLCLQSLSEKTEEVLVGITRLDFGQYLSEPCFSVAAAQLPRASSLPPDLPHNWKQGKFDVLLIHRHYGLVVCNVMSFGDITNDLKMSQEDIVKTIRKKLRDAMLQLNKAEAMLSHLVSDVYPGLRITKTIAVPNLTTDQVQQAISHDSQLTERKAQTTDDSSETLGPAQRRALSTMSDKQPSAPQQGKPRKRGGGRESSRGGGRVKVHLHAVTDEQAALLMDTVNARPLEEVKKKTGADVHFDPNPSPVPGMKIVIIRGVPSQIEEVVRLIREMTGSQATLTEEVQTFWLQWVEAAYPDLESRAYFLPPVYFNRVPMTTETVAGQDVQVLLSATQKSPSATAASACQDVVVLDSPSEKASKRRGLLKKVGSLPKSSKTHEPQQEAVLPSNTPVMTPSETAETFISHPATAQDSDIRDDTAMKQVLLCLQSLSEKTGEVLVGITRLHFTQYLSEPCFSVAAAQLPRASSLPPDLPQSWKQGNFDVLLIHRHYGLVVCNVMSFGDMTNDLKMSQEDIVKTIRKKLRDAVSQLNKAEAMLSHLVSDVCPGLRITKTIAVPNLTTDQVQQAISHDSQLTEDLHCCLKTTDPADIAGVCLCCDQLCDPETPCDVSSHVLKKLGEWWKRRVAVSGPDSHMTRHMYKTLVARVLSRGQLITDRYQVYPTNHVTNATYKEPVS